One Pseudomonas brassicacearum genomic region harbors:
- a CDS encoding Rieske (2Fe-2S) protein: protein MPHACPHRAGWLEHGVINQQRKSITCPLHFSVFSLETGEQLSGPPCGRLEVKRLS from the coding sequence GTGCCGCATGCCTGCCCACACCGCGCAGGATGGTTGGAGCACGGGGTGATCAATCAGCAGCGCAAAAGCATCACCTGTCCCTTGCACTTTTCGGTGTTCAGCCTGGAAACGGGCGAGCAACTCAGTGGGCCGCCTTGTGGGCGTCTTGAGGTAAAGCGCCTGAGTTAA
- a CDS encoding VOC family protein — MRNFTIQRIDHIVLRVKDLERSLAFYTSVLGCELKKRRDDLGMLHLSTGVSMIDLVAVDGPLGLEGGPAPGKQGHNVDHLCLRIEPFDEQALLAHLTSAGLSVEKAQMRYGAEGKGWSIYCFDPDGNQIELKGPALEP; from the coding sequence ATGCGGAACTTCACGATCCAACGTATCGACCACATCGTCCTGCGTGTAAAAGACCTTGAACGTAGCCTCGCTTTCTACACATCGGTGCTCGGTTGCGAGCTCAAGAAGCGCCGGGACGATCTAGGCATGCTTCATCTGAGCACCGGTGTGTCGATGATCGATCTGGTTGCTGTCGACGGCCCCCTCGGTCTCGAGGGTGGGCCGGCGCCCGGGAAGCAAGGGCACAACGTCGATCACCTCTGCCTGCGTATCGAACCGTTCGATGAACAAGCCCTTCTCGCTCATTTGACTTCCGCCGGCCTGAGCGTTGAGAAAGCCCAGATGCGCTATGGCGCGGAAGGAAAAGGCTGGTCGATCTATTGCTTCGATCCGGACGGCAACCAGATCGAGTTGAAGGGCCCGGCGTTGGAGCCCTGA
- a CDS encoding GNAT family N-acetyltransferase, whose translation MVRGSTSDALLSFHPINLDQDSDVCVRFFNDMLLCAFGSAQQLGGPDGERHYLESLREKAAVIPGSIVHVWDETRIVGQIEMSLLKKAPLVGYIHFFYLVPEWRSRGAGKLLLAYATHFLASLGCDRMRLSVSETNPRAAQFYSHHGWTDIGPRPDKPELRLRLMERFIG comes from the coding sequence ATGGTCAGGGGAAGCACGTCAGACGCTCTATTGAGCTTTCATCCCATAAATCTTGATCAGGACAGCGACGTCTGCGTTCGTTTCTTCAACGACATGCTGCTTTGTGCGTTCGGTTCTGCACAACAGTTGGGTGGTCCCGATGGGGAGCGGCATTACCTTGAGTCGCTTCGAGAAAAGGCAGCCGTGATTCCTGGCAGCATTGTCCATGTCTGGGATGAAACACGGATTGTGGGTCAGATAGAGATGTCACTGCTAAAGAAAGCCCCCTTGGTGGGCTACATACACTTTTTCTATCTCGTTCCCGAGTGGCGATCACGCGGTGCCGGGAAGTTGCTGCTGGCTTATGCGACCCATTTTCTTGCCAGTCTGGGGTGCGACCGGATGAGATTGTCGGTGAGCGAGACGAACCCAAGGGCGGCACAGTTTTACAGTCATCATGGTTGGACCGATATCGGGCCCAGGCCAGACAAGCCAGAACTGCGTTTGCGTTTGATGGAAAGGTTCATCGGCTAA
- a CDS encoding DUF4256 domain-containing protein, translated as MQKQEQDKLLQALKSRFEQNTHRHPDIPWADVQCRLESNPNALKSLQAMEATGGEPDVIGLDPKTGVVTFCDCAKESPTGRRSLCYDRAALDARKENKPTGSAVEMAEAMGIALLTEDQYRALQELGEFDAKTSSWLATSPELRALGGAIFGDFRYGRVFVYHNGVQSYYAARGFRGLLRV; from the coding sequence ATGCAAAAACAAGAGCAGGACAAACTCCTCCAAGCCCTAAAAAGCCGATTCGAACAAAACACTCATCGCCATCCAGACATTCCGTGGGCTGATGTCCAGTGCAGGCTGGAGAGCAACCCCAACGCCTTGAAATCCCTTCAGGCTATGGAAGCCACCGGCGGCGAGCCAGACGTGATCGGTCTCGACCCGAAGACCGGCGTTGTCACCTTCTGCGATTGCGCCAAAGAAAGCCCAACCGGCCGCCGCAGCCTCTGCTACGACCGCGCGGCCCTGGACGCTCGCAAGGAAAACAAGCCAACAGGCAGCGCAGTTGAAATGGCCGAAGCGATGGGCATCGCCCTGTTGACGGAAGACCAGTACCGAGCATTGCAGGAACTGGGTGAGTTCGATGCCAAGACTTCCAGCTGGCTGGCAACGTCCCCTGAGCTTCGCGCCCTCGGCGGGGCGATTTTCGGTGACTTTCGTTATGGCCGGGTGTTCGTTTACCACAATGGTGTGCAGTCGTATTACGCGGCGCGAGGGTTTCGCGGGTTGCTGCGGGTTTGA